One genomic region from Amaranthus tricolor cultivar Red isolate AtriRed21 chromosome 12, ASM2621246v1, whole genome shotgun sequence encodes:
- the LOC130828142 gene encoding uncharacterized protein LOC130828142 → MAGLPVIMCLKSINNQKYLRYQTDNIRQYGLLQFSADKVLDPLAQFEVEPSKTFDGLVNIKSRYTNKYLVRWSPNHYWITASANEPNENKSNWACTLFKPVYVEEGNMKKVRLLHVQLGHYTTNYTVGGSFVSYLFAESSQIDTGSKDVFHVIDWKSIFQFPKRFVTFKGNNGKYLGVITINQLPCLQFGFDNLNDPNVAHEMFVTSNGTICIKSNSVNKFWRLSTDDWILADGNDPRETNEAAALFRPDVLDFNVMSLLNMQKTWFIKRFTSGKPEFINCMNAATKDVDETAILEIIELGSNN, encoded by the exons ATGGCGGGATTACCGGTGATTATGTGcctaaaatcaattaacaaccaGAAGTACTTGAGATATCAAACTGATAATATTCGACAATATGGCCTTCTTCAATTTTCAGCTGATAAGGTTTTAGATCCTTTAGCTCAATTTGAAGTCGAACCTTCCAAGACTTTTGATGGTCTTGTTAACATCAAATCTCGCTACACTAACAAATATTTGGTTAG GTGGTCTCCCAATCATTATTGGATTACAGCATCAGCCAATGAaccaaatgaaaacaaaagcaATTGGGCATGCACATTATTCAAACCAGTTTACGTAGAAGAAGGTAACATGAAAAAGGTCCGACTTTTGCATGTCCAATTAGGTCATTATACAACAAATTACACCGTTGGTGGCTCCTTCGTATCATACTTATTTGCAGAATCAAGTCAAATTGATACCGGCTCTAAAGACGTATTCCATGTCATAGATTGGAAATCAATCTTTCAATTTCCCAAAAGATTTGTCACATTTAAAGGAAATAATGGAAAATATTTAGGCGTTATCACAATTAATCAACTTCCATGTCTACAATTTGGGTTTGATAATCTTAATGATCCAAATGTGGCTCATGAAATGTTTGTGACTTCTAATGGTACTATTTGCATTAAATCCAATTCTGTGAACAAGTTTTGGAGACTCTCTACGGATGATTGGATATTAGCCGATGGGAATGATCCTCGCGAAACTAATGAAGCTGCTGCATTGTTTAGACCGGATGTTCTTGATTTTAATGTGATGTCGCTTTTGAACATGCAAAAAACGTGGTTTATTAAGAGATTTACGAGTGGTAAGCCTGAGTTTATAAATTGTATGAATGCAGCTACTAAAGATGTTGATGAAACTGCTATTTTAGAAATAATAGAATTGGGATCCAACAACTGA